From a region of the Rhinopithecus roxellana isolate Shanxi Qingling chromosome 8, ASM756505v1, whole genome shotgun sequence genome:
- the LELP1 gene encoding late cornified envelope-like proline-rich protein 1, whose translation MSSDDKSKSNDPKTEPKNCDPKCEQKCESKCQPSCLKKLLQRCSEKCPREKCPAPPKCPPCPSPSPSCCPPKPCAKPCPPKCPSSCPPPCPPPE comes from the coding sequence ATGTCGAGTGATGATAAAAGTAAATCAAATGACCCCAAGACTGAGCCCAAGAACTGCGATCCCAAGTGTGAACAAAAGTGTGAGTCCAAATGCCAGCCCAGCTGTTTAAAGAAGCTGCTGCAACGCTGTTCTGAAAAGTGCCCACGGGAAAAGTGTCCAGCACCACCCAAGTGCCCGCCCTGCCCCTCGCCATCCCCTTCATGCTGCCCTCCCAAACCCTGCGCCAAGCCCTGTCCTCCTAAATGCCCTTCTTCCTGcccacctccctgccctcccccagaGTGA